The following proteins are encoded in a genomic region of Hoeflea phototrophica DFL-43:
- a CDS encoding LysR family transcriptional regulator: MDWRSVNFDWNRARAFLVTAEEGSLSAAARALGMAQPTLGRQVAALERELGVALFERVGRGLTLTPSGLELMDHVRAMGEAAARMSLSASGKAQAIEGTVSISASETDAAFRLPPIIRKLRETAPGIDVEIVATNTESDLRRREADIAIRNYRPTQPNLVARKIRDIEGRIYATPFYLESIGNPSAPEDFAAAEFIGFNRSGELIAAMARFGLTLTQKNFSLISESHLVQWSHVKQGLGIGVMAADIGDAEPGVVRVLPGVDPLVFPVWLVTHREVHTSRRVRLVFDLMAEALARAYRVLPAGAE, translated from the coding sequence ATGGATTGGAGATCTGTCAATTTCGACTGGAACCGGGCGCGGGCGTTTCTGGTGACTGCCGAGGAGGGCTCGCTGTCAGCCGCCGCGCGGGCGCTCGGCATGGCGCAGCCGACGCTTGGCCGCCAGGTGGCGGCGCTGGAACGGGAGCTAGGGGTGGCGCTGTTCGAGCGGGTCGGGCGTGGGCTGACGCTGACGCCGAGCGGGCTCGAGCTGATGGACCATGTCCGGGCCATGGGCGAGGCGGCGGCGCGGATGTCGCTGTCGGCGTCGGGCAAGGCGCAGGCGATTGAGGGCACGGTGTCGATCAGCGCCAGCGAGACCGACGCAGCGTTCCGGCTGCCGCCGATCATCCGCAAACTCCGGGAGACTGCGCCCGGTATCGATGTCGAGATCGTCGCCACCAACACCGAGAGTGACCTGAGGCGGCGCGAGGCCGATATCGCCATCCGCAATTACCGGCCGACCCAGCCCAACCTGGTGGCGCGCAAGATCCGCGATATCGAGGGCCGGATCTACGCCACGCCCTTCTATCTCGAGAGCATCGGCAATCCCTCGGCGCCGGAAGATTTCGCGGCGGCGGAGTTCATCGGCTTCAACCGGTCGGGAGAGCTGATTGCGGCGATGGCCCGGTTCGGGCTGACACTGACGCAGAAGAATTTTTCGCTGATCTCGGAAAGCCACCTGGTGCAGTGGAGCCACGTCAAGCAGGGGCTCGGCATCGGCGTCATGGCCGCCGACATCGGCGACGCGGAACCGGGCGTGGTCCGGGTGCTGCCCGGTGTCGATCCGCTGGTCTTCCCCGTCTGGCTGGTGACCCACCGCGAGGTCCACACCAGCCGGCGGGTGCGGCTGGTGTTTGACCTGATGGCCGAAGCCCTGGCGCGGGCTTACCGCGTGCTCCCCGCAGGAGCTGAATGA
- a CDS encoding NAD(P)-dependent alcohol dehydrogenase produces MKAIAHSNYGTPDVLKPVDLPKPAAKPGEVLVRIRATTVTAGDYRARSLDIPPGFGLVGRLAFGLFRPRRQVLGAEFSGVVEAVGNDVTRFAPGDRVFAYPGAGFGGYAEYAVIAETAAIAPMPADLDFDEAAAIPFGGATALNFLRDKAGIKPGDHVLVIGASGSVGSAAVQVSKAFGAHVTATASAGKLDMVGDLGADQVIDHSRENPAAARDAYDIILDTSGTATYPKYGSSLKPGGRLLLVSANLWQHIGTLFARKRGGRKASGGYAPERAEDLRFLADLAARGQFMPYIDKRFALADAAQAHRYYESPARKGNVVITNAPA; encoded by the coding sequence ATGAAAGCCATCGCCCATTCCAACTACGGGACGCCGGACGTGCTCAAACCCGTCGACCTGCCCAAGCCCGCTGCGAAGCCCGGTGAAGTCCTGGTCCGGATTCGCGCCACCACCGTAACCGCGGGCGACTACCGCGCTCGCAGCCTCGACATACCCCCGGGTTTCGGCCTGGTCGGCAGGCTGGCATTCGGGCTGTTCCGGCCCCGCCGCCAGGTGCTCGGAGCCGAGTTTTCCGGCGTGGTCGAGGCGGTCGGCAACGACGTCACCCGCTTCGCCCCCGGCGACCGGGTCTTCGCCTATCCCGGCGCCGGCTTCGGTGGCTATGCCGAATACGCGGTGATCGCCGAGACCGCGGCGATTGCCCCTATGCCCGCCGATCTCGATTTCGATGAAGCCGCGGCAATCCCCTTCGGCGGCGCAACCGCGCTCAATTTCCTGCGCGACAAGGCCGGCATCAAACCCGGCGACCATGTTCTGGTCATCGGCGCCTCGGGCAGCGTCGGCAGCGCCGCCGTGCAAGTCTCAAAAGCCTTTGGCGCCCATGTCACCGCAACCGCATCGGCTGGCAAGCTCGACATGGTGGGCGATCTCGGCGCCGACCAAGTGATCGACCACTCACGTGAGAACCCCGCCGCTGCCCGGGACGCCTATGACATCATTCTCGACACAAGCGGCACCGCGACATACCCGAAGTATGGCTCTTCGCTGAAACCGGGCGGCCGGCTGCTGCTGGTCTCCGCCAATCTGTGGCAGCACATCGGCACGCTGTTTGCCCGCAAGCGCGGCGGCCGCAAGGCATCGGGCGGCTACGCCCCTGAACGCGCCGAGGACCTGCGCTTTCTCGCCGATCTTGCGGCCAGGGGCCAGTTCATGCCCTACATCGACAAGCGCTTTGCGCTGGCAGATGCCGCCCAGGCCCACCGTTACTACGAGAGCCCGGCCAGGAAGGGCAACGTCGTCATCACCAATGCGCCGGCCTGA